Proteins co-encoded in one Vicia villosa cultivar HV-30 ecotype Madison, WI unplaced genomic scaffold, Vvil1.0 ctg.001377F_1_1, whole genome shotgun sequence genomic window:
- the LOC131634912 gene encoding formin-like protein 3 — MELTRIGCAVTYVILLCALAHGGSEGKEDDLYRNGPVSSPFLNLHGKQAENVRKHCRKELTEKNNVVKDINLHPLEGSSDMRSILPTENNIHKTTKSLPPHKEKKALDCIKTSATPPAPISEEKLSSRFLLTKHSRSTLALKNDHHRYNRYHRHHRTHSIAETPLDHISPLSPLSPLSPLSPLPPMSSANSPSPEHSLAAPIHLSTPTISSTPSPTPVPVPSTSSPTPVPVPSTPSPTPVPVPSIPSPTPVPSIFEQLPPSPQQSAPPSHITSVPITSPRLLNNAEKKKKAIILAASVSGIIVLIGLSLCYREAKTGKVERGDDNHLLILTSNDYSGGPQKIVRLGDANTEESGSGVVIKKGKNSSNGRNRSMKAGDNNNITLAEASTSADVGQVTSTSSGIPAPPPPGPPPPPPPRPPALAFRPPPPPKSSHPPPAPPPKPMAGKNNGVPLGPLKQESSSEGGASKPKLKPFFWDKVNAKPDQSMVWHEINAGSFVFNEEMMESLFGCANQNKNERRKDSPSLDTSVHYIQIIDPKKAQNLSILLRALNVTTVEVIDALNEGNEIPVELIQTLLKMAPTQEEELKLRLFSGELSQLGPAERFLKVLVDIPFAFKRLESLMFMLILREEFSSIKESFETLEVACDKLRKSRLFLKLLEAVLKTGNRMNDGTYRGGAQAFRLDTLLKLSDVKGTDGKTTLLHFVVQEIIRSEGIRAVRTERASRSLSSVGTVDADYENEESEEHYRSLGLQVVSSLNKELEDVKKAALIDGDALSKAVSKMGHSLVKSRDFLNNDLKNLEEESEFQICLEKFMEHAKGEVTLLVEEEKRIMGLVKSTADYFHGNAGKDEGLRLFLIVRDFLIILDKVCKEVKEATLKAMKASNKKETPSPSVSVPSSPDTRQQSPQPQQQSSDLHRRLFPAIAGRRVDYSSSDDDDD; from the exons atggaattgacaagaatcGGTTGTGCGGTTACTTATGTCATTCTCCTTTGTGCTTTGGCTCATGGGGGCTCAGAGGGGAAAGAAGATGACCTATATAGGAATGGTCCTGTTTCCTCACCTTTCCTCAACCTTCATGGAAAACAG GCGGAGAATGTGAGGAAACATTGCAGGAAAGAATTGACAGAGAAGAACAATGTTGTTAAAGACATCAACCTGCATCCATTGGAAGGAAGCAGTGACATGAGATCTATTCTTCCAACAGAAAACAACATTCACAAAACAACCAAATCATTACCTCCCCATAAGGAAAAAAAAGCATTGGACTGCATAAAAACAAGTGCTACTCCTCCAGCACCTATTTCCGAAGAGAAATTGTCTTCAAGATTCTTGCTAACAAAACATTCTAGATCAACCTTGGCTTTAAAAAACGATCATCATCGTTATAATCGTTATCATCGTCATCATCGAACACATTCAATCGCAGAAACACCACTTGATCATATATCTCCATTGTCACCATTGTCACCGTTGTCACCATTGTCACCATTGCCACCAATGTCTAGTGCTAATAGTCCATCCCCCGAGCATTCACTGGCAGCGCCAATTCATCTTTCAACACCAACAATTTCTTCAACACCATCTCCTACTCCTGTTCCTGTTCCTAGTACATCATCACCTACTCCTGTTCCTGTTCCTAGTACACCATCACCTACTCCTGTTCCTGTTCCTAGTATACCATCGCCTACTCCTGTTCCTAGTATTTTTGAACAGTTACCACCGTCTCCGCAACAATCTGCTCCTCCGTCTCATATAACAAGTGTTCCGATAACTTCGCCGCGTTTACTTAACaatgctgagaaaaagaagaaagcaaTTATTTTAGCTGCATCTGTATCAGGAATCATAGTCTTGATAGGATTGTCGCTTTGCTATCGTGAGGCCAAGACCGGTAAAGTGGAGAGAGGAGATGACAACCATTTGCTCATATTAACCTCAAATGATTATTCTGGAG GTCCTCAAAAGATTGTCCGATTAGGAGATGCTAATACAGAAGAATCTGGATCCGGTGTTGTTATTAAAAAAGGAAAGAACTCGTCTAATGGAAGAAATCGGTCCATGAAGGCTGGAGATAATAACAATATCACACTGGCAGAAGCGTCAACATCAGCAGATGTGGGACAAGTAACATCAACTTCTTCTGGAATACCAGCCCCTCCGCCTCCTGGCCcaccgccacctcctcctccacgGCCACCTGCTCTTGCATTTCGTCCTCCACCGCCTCCAAAATCCAGCCATCCACCACCTGCTCCTCCTCCCAAACCAATGGCTGGTAAAAACAATGGTGTACCTCTTGGACCGCTAAAACAAGAAAGTTCTAGTGAAGGTGGTGCTTCAAAACCTAAACTAAAGCCGTTCTTTTGGGACAAGGTTAATGCAAAACCTGATCAATCAATGGTGTGGCATGAGATCAATGCAGGGTCATTTGT GTTCAATGAAGAAATGATGGAGTCTTTATTTGGTTGCGCCAACCAGAATAAAAATGAACGTAGAAAAGATTCACCTTCTCTAGATACTTCAGTGCATTATATTCAGATTATTGACCCTAAGAAAGCACAGAATTTATCAATTCTATTACGTGCTCTGAATGTGACAACAGTAGAAGTCATTGATGCACTAAACGAAG GTAACGAGATTCCTGTGGAGCTTATCCAAACATTGTTGAAAATGGCACCAACACAAGAAGAGGAACTGAAACTTAGGTTATTCTCTGGAGAACTTTCTCAACTAGGTCCAGCTGAGAGGTTTCTCAAAGTACTGGTTGACATTCCATTCGCTTTCAAACGTCTCGAATCTCTCATGTTCATGTTAATTCTTCGAGAAGAGTTCTCAAGCATCAAGGAATCCTTTGAAACATTAGAG GTTGCTTGCGACAAGCTGAGAAAAAGCAGGTTATTCTTAAAACTACTAGAAGCAGTACTCAAAACTGGAAACCGAATGAATGACGGTACATATCGCGGTGGTGCTCAAGCATTTAGGCTTGACACACTTTTAAAACTCTCAGACGTAAAAGGAACAGACGGAAAAACAACACTATTACACTTTGTGGTTCAAGAAATTATACGTTCGGAAGGAATAAGAGCAGTAAGAACCGAAAGAGCAAGCAGAAGCCTTTCAAGCGTAGGAACAGTGGATGCAGATTACGAAaatgaagaatcagaagaacaCTATCGTAGCCTTGGACTTCAAGTAGTTTCAAGCTTAAACAAAGAACTTGAAGATGTTAAAAAAGCAGCACTAATAGACGGCGATGCATTGAGTAAAGCGGTTTCGAAAATGGGCCATTCATTGGTTAAGAGCCGGGACTTTTTGAACAATGATCTTAAGAATTTGGAAGAAGAGAGTGAGTTTCAAATCTGTTTAGAGAAGTTTATGGAACATGCGAAAGGAGAGGTGACGTTGCttgttgaagaagaaaagagGATAATGGGGTTGGTTAAGAGTACAGCAGATTATTTCCATGGGAATGCAGGGAAAGATGAAGGGCTGCGTTTGTTTTTGATTGTGCGAGATTTTTTGATAATATTGGATAAGGTTTGCAAGGAAGTGAAAGAAGCTACATTAAAGGCTATGAAGGCTTCTAACAAGAAAGAGACTCCGTCACCGTCGGTGTCAGTTCCGTCTTCTCCAGATACACGCCAACAGTCGCCACAGCCGCAGCAGCAGTCTTCTGATCTACATAGGCGATTGTTTCCTGCTATTGCGGGGCGGAGAGTGGATTATTCTAGCTCAGATGATGACGATGACTAG
- the LOC131634915 gene encoding protein VASCULATURE COMPLEXITY AND CONNECTIVITY-like: MARVAGIFVCLLIVIMDIAAGILGLEAEIAQNKVKHLKLWIFECRKTSHDAFMLGLGAAVLLGLSHVIANLSCCCNCVCSQQESKKASCKRKLSLACLILTWLVVAVGLSMLVIGFMSNKRAHSSCGFSHHHFLSIGGIACFIHGLLCVIYYISAAASLD; this comes from the exons ATGGCTAGAGTAGCTGGCATATTTGTTTGTCTCCTGATTGTAATCATGGATATAGCAGCTGGGATTCTTGGTTTGGAGGCTGAAATTGCACAAAACAAG GTTAAGCATTTGAAATTGTGGATATTTGAATGTAGAAAGACAAGTCATGATGCCTTCATGTTGGGATTGGGTGCAGCAGTGCTTTTGGGACTATCTCATGTTATAGCCAATTTGTCATGTTGCTGCAATTGTGTTTGTTCCCAACAAGAATCTAAGAAAGCTTCCTGTAAAAGGAAACTCTCTCTAGCTTGCCTTATTTTAACCTG GTTGGTGGTGGCTGTTGGATTGTCCATGTTGGTGATAGGGTTTATGTCCAATAAGAGGGCACATAGTTCTTGTGGTTTCTCACACCATCACTTTTTGTCTATTGGTGGAATTGCCTGTTTTATCCATGGTTTATTATGTGTTATATATTACATTTCTGCCGCTGCCTCTTTAGATTAG
- the LOC131634914 gene encoding protein VASCULATURE COMPLEXITY AND CONNECTIVITY-like, with translation MARVGGIFLCLLIVIMDVAAGILGFEAETAQNKVKHLKVWIFECREPSHDAFMLGLGAAVLLGLSHVIANLIGGCSCVCSQQEFEKASSNKQLSVLCLILTWVVAAAGLSMLVIGSMSNNRADGSCGFSHHHFLSIGGISCFVHGLFCVIYYVSATASMD, from the exons ATGGCTAGAGTAGGAGGCATATTTCTTTGTCTCCTCATTGTTATCATGGATGTAGCAGCTGGGATTCTGGGCTTCGAAGCTGAAACAGCACAAAACAAG GTTAAGCATTTGAAGGTGTGGATATTTGAGTGTAGAGAGCCAAGTCATGATGCTTTCATGCTGGGGTTGGGTGCTGCAGTGCTTTTGGGACTATCTCATGTTATAGCCAACTTGATAGGTGGCTGTAGTTGTGTTTGTTCTCAACAAGAATTTGAGAAAGCTTCCTCCAACAAGCAACTATCTGTGCTTTGCCTTATTTTAACCTG GGTGGTGGCGGCAGCTGGACTGTCAATGCTGGTTATAGGGTCCATGTCAAACAACAGGGCAGATGGTTCTTGTGGTTTCTCACACCATCACTTTCTGTCCATTGGTGGGATTTCCTGTTTTGTTCATGGTTTATTCTGTGTTATATATTACGTTTCTGCTACTGCCTCTATGGATTAG